TAATGATATAAAAGGAACTAAAGCTGCTATTAGTCGGTATGGTTCTGGATCGCATTTAATGGCTTATATCAATGCTCAAAATAATAATTGGGATACTACTAAAGACTTACACTTTGAAGTCGTAAAAAATTTAGAAGGTGCTGTTGAAGCACTTTCAAATAATTCGGCAGATTATTTTATGTGGGAAAAATTTATGACTAAACCTATAGTAGACAAAGGCGTTTTTAGACGATTAGGTAACTGCCCTACGCCTTGGCCTTGTTTTGTAATTGCTGTTAGTGATCATTTTATTGAAAATCATTCCGCGGAATTACAAACCATTTTAAATATTATAAATAAGTGTACAAAAAACTTCAAAACACTTCCGAATATCGATCAAGTCATTGCATCACGCTATGATCAGAAATTAGAAGATGTTAAGGAGTGGCTATCATTAACGGAATGGTCGCAAAGTGCCATAGATGAAGCTACTATCAACAAAATCCAAAAGCAGTTATTAGCCTTGGATATTATTTCGAAAACGGTTCCTTTTGATAGGTTAGTTCATAAATTACACTAAAAACTAAACGTTTATTACAATTCGGTTTTTTAAGCACAATAATTTGCAATTATAACAATTGTAACTTTTTACGGATTTAAGAATCTCATGTAAATTTTGTTAATTTAACTTTACATTTGTGTTTAATTTTTTCCAATTTTTAACATATTCGCAATAAAACAAGACTAAAGCGCCTAGTAATCACGTCTTTAAAAAGTAACCTTACATCGATAAATGTTAAAATTATTATAATTCTTAAGTTAAATGCATTATATTTGACCCTTGAGATCAATTAAATTCATCGCTTATGCTATTAACGATTACTTTTTTACTCTCTTTTTTGGTTGCAGTTAATTTTTTATTATTAATTTTTAGCTGTAACAAAACCACGAAACGTGTTAACCAAAAAATTGAAAACCGACCTACATTTGTTGTTACTAAAAACCGAGTTGTTTCTACTGAATCAACCCAACTAGCACCTACAGGGAGTTAATTATTATTTTTCTTTTTTACGCAACCTTTCCCTGACATTTGCATCTACTCATAAATGACATTATGAAAATTGCATCGATTATAATTCTCACGGGAATTTCTTTATGTGCCTCTATTTGTTGTCCTGGTGAGGACGATTATCTGTATTCCAATACAAATGTTAGAAATGATACAATTATTCAAATAGAAAACAACACCATTGATTTTCAGGTTAATGATACCATTTATATTTCAACAATGCTTAATAATGAGCAAGTTTCAGTAAATAATAATACGGTTTTACTAACCGATTATATTCTTCTAAATTCACAAGAGAATTTCTATTTTTACAATTTAAATTTATATAAAGAAACGGCCTATGGCACGTATGCTTTAATTGAATTAAACGAAAACGCATTAAATGTTCTTGAAGGTATAACAACAGTAGATTATCAAAGTTTATTTGTTCGTTGCAATCTGGACAACACTATTTTTAGGAATAAATTTGGGATTAAGCTTTTGGAACCTGGTAAGTATTACCTATCTGGTTCGCATAATTATTATAATGAGGGTGAAGAATTAGTCCATATTTCAACTAATTCCTATAATAATGATCATATTTCTATAAGCTCAAAAATTATGGCTTCGGACACAGCGGGTCGCTATTATTTTACCGTTAATTAATTACCAACTTATTGGTGAATAGCCTTTGCCTTCTAAAATAGCATTCGTTTTACTAAAATGTTTATTTCCAAACCAAAAACCTCTATTTGCGCTTAATGGAGAAGGATGACCGCTAGTTAGAATAGTATGCTTATTGGTGTCAATTAATTTTGATTTCTTTTTTGCGAACCCGCCCCAAAGTAAAAACACAACATCTTTCTGATTATCACTGATAGTTTTAATTACCCTATCTGTAAAAGTTTCCCAACCCATCTTTTGATGACTACCAGCTTCATGAGCTCTAACGGATAATGTAGCATTTAATAACAAGACACCTTGTTTTGCCCAATGTAATAAATTGCCGCTTTCTGGATACGGTTTATTAATATCGGATTCC
Above is a window of Bizionia sp. M204 DNA encoding:
- a CDS encoding substrate-binding domain-containing protein gives rise to the protein MKTVKIGGVPEHFNLAWYLTLKNGDYKQENINLRWHDYPGGTGAMSKALRKGDIDIAVILTEGIIKDIIEGNPSKIVQTFVETPLIWGIHVGANSQYQSLNDIKGTKAAISRYGSGSHLMAYINAQNNNWDTTKDLHFEVVKNLEGAVEALSNNSADYFMWEKFMTKPIVDKGVFRRLGNCPTPWPCFVIAVSDHFIENHSAELQTILNIINKCTKNFKTLPNIDQVIASRYDQKLEDVKEWLSLTEWSQSAIDEATINKIQKQLLALDIISKTVPFDRLVHKLH
- a CDS encoding uracil-DNA glycosylase codes for the protein MEVKIHDSWKPLLQAEFEKDYFKVLMAFVTSEYQKNTCYPPVSEIFQAFSTCPFEETKVVIIGQDPYHGEGQANGLCFSVNENTAHPPSLRNMFKELESDINKPYPESGNLLHWAKQGVLLLNATLSVRAHEAGSHQKMGWETFTDRVIKTISDNQKDVVFLLWGGFAKKKSKLIDTNKHTILTSGHPSPLSANRGFWFGNKHFSKTNAILEGKGYSPISW